Sequence from the Pararhizobium gei genome:
CATCGCCTGCGCGAGCTCGCCTTTCTGAATTCCGGCGTTCGCATCGTTCTGACCGACAAGCGTCATTCCGACATCCGCCAGGATGAGATGATGTATGATGGCGGCCTGGAAGCCTTCGTGGCCTATCTCGACCGCGCGAAGAAGCCACTGGTCGCAAGGCCGGTCGCCATTCGCGGCGAAAAGGACGGCATCACCGTCGAAGTCGCGATGTGGTGGAACGACAGCTATCATGAGAACGTCCTCTGCTTCACCAACAACATTCCCCAGCGCGACGGCGGCACGCATATGGCCGGGTTCCGTGGTGGCCTGACGCGCCAGATTATTTCTTATGGCGATAGCTCCGGAATCATGAAGAAGGAAAAAGTCACTCTCACCGGCGAAGATTGCCGCGAGGGTTTGACGGCTGTTCTTTCCGTCAAGGTTCCCGATCCGAAATTCTCGTCGCAGACCAAGGACAAGCTGGTCTCCTCCGAGGTGCGCCCGGTCGTCGAAAGCCTGGTCAACGAGGCGCTGAGCACCTGGCTCGAGGAGCATCCGGGCGACGCCAAGATCCTCGTCGGCAAGGTGATCGAAGCGGCCGCGGCGCGTGAAGCCGCCAAGAAGGCCCGTGAGCTGACGCGCCGCAAGGGCGCTCTCGACATTTCCTCGCTGCCTGGCAAGCTGGCGGATTGTTCGGAACGCGATCCGACGAAGTCGGAACTCTTTCTGGTGGAAGGTGATTCGGCGGGCGGATCGGCCAAGCAAGGGCGCTCGCGGGAAAATCAGGCGATTCTTCCCCTGCGCGGCAAGATTCTCAATGTCGAGCGCGCCCGTTTCGACAAGATGCTGTCGAGCCAGGAAATCGGTACGCTAATCACGGCGCTCGGCACCTCGATCGGCAAGGACGAGTTCAATCTCGGCAAGCTGCGTTACCACAAGATCATTATCATGACGGATGCCGACGTCGATGGCGCACATATTCGCACCCTTCTTTTGACCTTCTTCTTCCGTCAGATGCCGGAACTGATCGAGCGCGGCCATCTCTATATCGCGCAGCCGCCGCTCTATAAGGTGACGCGCGGGAAGTCGGCCCAGTATCTGAAGGACGAAAAAGCCTTCGAGGAATATCTGATTTCAATGGGGCTGGAAGAGGCGCGTCTCGAGCTTGGCTCAGGGGAAGTGCGGGCCGGGCAAGATTTGCGCGAAATCATTCTGGATGCGCTGCGTCTGCGGTCGCTGATTGACAGTCTGCATTCCCGGTATAGCCGCTCCGTGGTCGAGCAGGCGGCGATCGCTGGCGCTCTTAACCCGGAACTCAACAACAATCAGGCGCAGTCGGAAGCGACTGCCAACGAGGTTGCCAAGCGTCTCGACCTGATTGCAGAAGAAACGGAGCGTGGTTGGACAGCTGTCGTTGCAAACGACGGCGGTCTTCGGTTCGAGCGCATGGTCCGTGGCGTCAAGGAAGTGGCCTCGGTGGACATGGCCCTGATCGGCTCATCGGACGCGCGCCATCTTGACCAGATGGCGCCGCGCCTGAACGAAATCTATGCGCAGCCTCCGGTTCTGCATCGCAAAGAGGGCTCGCTCGAAATCAGCGGTCCACGTGCTTTGCTCGATGCGATTTTCGCAAGCGGCCGCAAGGGATTGTCAATGCAACGCTACAAGGGTCTTGGCGAAATGAATGCCGAGCAGCTTTGGGAGACGACGCTCGATCCGAACGTCAGGTCGTTGCTGCAGGTCAGGGTCAACGATGCCACGGATGCCGACGGTCTGTTTTCGCGCCTGATGGGCGACGAGGTCGAGCCGCGGCGCGATTTCATTCAGGAAAATGCCCTGAACGTCGCCAATCTCGATATCTAAGTTCGCCGCCGGGTATCAAGTGTAGAATGCTTTAAGACCACGCCTTCAAGACTGAAGGCGTGGTTTTTGTTATTGCTTATCCGGCTACAAAGGTGCCGTTGAAGGCGACTTCCGACAAAGGACGGCGCGGGCTGGGCGTTTCGCGCGCCTGCAGGTAATCCGGCAGTTGCGCCTTGTCGCCAAGTCGGCCAATTGCGGCGGCGGCTTCGACACGATAGCCTTTAGGGATTCCAAGGATGTCGATGGCCTTGTCGAAATGAATGCCCGTCATGCCGTGGGCCTGGAAGCCGAGCAAATTGGCTTGATGCGCAAAGGAACCCCATGCCGCACCGGTGTCGAAGCTGTGGCTGTAGGAAAGTGTTGCTTCAGTTGCGCCGGGCGCGGTGAAATGGGTCTTGGAAACGATTATCACCAAAGCGGAGGCCGACTTTGCCCAGCCTTGGTTGAAGTCGTTCAGGATCGGAAAAATCCTGTCCCACTGCTCTGTGCCGCGCAGGGCGTAAACGAAGCGCCAGGGCTGTGAGTTATAGGCCGATGGTGCCCAGCGGCCCGCTTCAAGAATCGTCAGAAGTTGTTCTTCCGAAATGGTTTCACCGGTAAAGGCGCGCGGGGACCAGCGATTGAGGAAGCTTGGCTCGATCGGGTAGTCTGCCTGCCGGTGATTGCTGGTGACGGTCATCTGAGGATTCCTGTCCTGGGAGAAGGGTGATGAATGCGCAGACGGTAATCATGTCGCCACCGTCTGGTGGATCGTCTGGCCGCTGTTGGACAGACTGCCTGATATAGAGCGACCGGAAGCCCGTGAACTAGACAGCATTTTGTGAAAGGACCGTTTCCTGATCGCGATGGTTCGGAGCCGTTGACAGGCTCGACGCGACAGAAACACGGGCCTGGATCATTGCCGGGCCCTAAAAAAGTTGTATAAGTTCTGTAGATTTTTCCAGACGAAGGACAAGCACTGTGACCGTGACTCTGAAAGACCCCTCGCTGTTCCGTCAAGCCGCTCTCATCGGCGGTAACTGGATCGATGCCGACCCGGCGAATGCCATCGAGGTGAACAATCCGGCGACTGGCGAGATTATCGGCCTGGTGCCGAAGCTGGGCGCTGCGGACACCAAAGCTGCGATCGAAGCGGCGCGGATTGCCCAGAAGGGCTGGGCCGCGCGCACCGCCAAGGATCGCTGCGCGGTCCTGCGCAAATGGTACGACCTGATGATCGAAAACAAGGATGATCTCGGCCGGATCCTGACGCTGGAGCAGGGCAAGCCCTTGGCCGAGGCGACCGGCGAGATCGTCTATGGCGCAAGCTTTATCGAATGGTTCGCCGAGGAAGGCCGCCGCATCTATGGCGATCTCATTCCCGGCCACCAGCCCGACAAGCGAATCATGGTGATGAAACAGCCGATCGGCGTCGTCGCGGCGATAACCCCGTGGAACTTTCCCAATGCCATGATCACCCGCAAGGCTGGTCCGGCCTTTGCGGCAGGCTGTGCGATGGTTCTGAAGCCCGCTTCGCAGACGCCCTTTTCGGCGATTGCGATCGCGGTTCTGGCGGAAAGGGCTGGTCTGCCGAAAGGCCTGTTCAGCGTCATCACCGGTTCGGCCGCGGCCATCGGTGCGGAAATGACCGCAAACCCGACCGTGCGCAAGCTCACCTTCACCGGCTCGACCGAAATCGGCATGGAACTCTACAAGCAGAGCGCGCCGACCATCAAGAAGCTGGGTCTTGAGCTTGGTGGCAACGCGCCGTTCATCGTCTTCGACGATGCCGATCTCGACGCCGCCGTCGAAGGTGCGCTGATCGCCAAGTATCGCAACAACGGCCAGACCTGCGTCTGTGCCAACCGCATCTACGTGCAGGACGGCGTCTATGACGCCTTCGCCGAAAAGCTGGCAACCGCCGTCGGCAAGCTGAAAACCGGCAATGGCTTCGACGAAGGCGTGATCCTTGGTCCGCTGATCGACAAGGCGGCGCTTGCCAAGGTCGAGGAGCACATCGCCGATGCCGTTGGCAAGGGCGCGCGCGTCCTGCAGGGTGGCAAGAAGCATGCGCTGGGCGGCACCTTCTTCGAGGCGACGATCCTCGGCGATGTCACCAGGGACATGGCCGTTGCCAGGGAAGAAACCTTCGGCCCGCTCGCGCCGCTGTTCCGCTTCAAGGATGAAGCAGACGTTATACAGCAGGCAAACGATACGGAATTCGGCCTCGCCTCCTATTTCTATGCCAAGGACCTGGCCCGCGTCTTCCGGGTCGCCGAGGCGCTGGAATACGGCATGGTCGGCGTCAATACCGGCTTGATCTCGACAGCCGAAGCGCCATTCGGCGGCGTCAAGCTGTCGGGCCTTGGCCGCGAGGGCTCGAAATACGGCATCGAGGAGTTCACCGAAATCAAATATGTGTGCCTCGGCGGCATTGCCTGAGACAATCTGTTTTGCAAATGAGCCGGCCGGGGACGATCTGGCCGGCTTTCTTAGCCGGGATAGACCGGCGCAAGGAGACAAGTGATGCCAGCCCCGCGCAACCTCTTCAAAGCTGCCCTTCGCGAAAACCGTTTTCAGCTCGGTCTCTGGGTTGCCCTTGCTAGTCCTTATGCTGCTGAAGTGCTGTGCGACAGCGGCTATGACTGGCTGCTGATTGATGGCGAGCATGGGCCGAACGATATTCCGCTCCTCTCGGAGCAGGTCCAGGCGGTCAGCCGCTCCAACAGCCATCCGATCGTGCGGCTTCCTGTTGGCGAAACCTGGATGATCAAGCAGATCCTCGATGCCGGCGCTCAAACCTTGCTCATCCCGATGGTCGAAAGCGTCGAGCAGGCAAAGGCGCTGGTGCAGGCCGTGCGCTATCCGCCCCATGGCATCCGCGGCGTGGGTGCTGCTTTGGGTCGCGCGTCGCGCTTCAGCCGGATTGGCGACTATCTCGAGACCGCCAATGAGCAGATATGCCTGCTGGTCCAGATCGAGAGCCGGGCAGGCCTGAAAGCTCTGGATGGGATCGCTGCACTGGACGGTATCGACGGGGTTTTCATCGGTCCGTCCGATCTCGCAGCCGATATGGGTCATCTGGGAAATCCGGCCCATCCGGACGTAACGGCAGCGGTGCAAGATGCGTTCGCCCGTATCGAAGGAGCCGGCAAAGCCAAGGGCATCATGACCTTGGACCCGGTCCAGGCGCGCCTCTACCGCGACATGGGCGCGACTTTCATGGCGATCGGTACCGATGTGACCCTGCTGGTCAGTGCAGCGTCCCGACTGAGGGAGCATTTTCTTGCGGGAAAGGAAGGCGGCGTCGCGCCGGTCGCAGGTTACTGACAATCTGTTCGGGCAAGAATCCGGCTATTGAATGGATTGCAGCAGGGTCTCCCGCGCCGATTGGAGGTGCTGACGGCAGGCAGCCTCGATCAAAGCCGGATTGCGCGTTTTCAAGGCTGCGATATAGACAAGATGTTCTTCCATCGCGCGCGCGTTGCGCTGGCGCGCATTCGTCTTGTTCCATTGATAGTGGTAGTGAAAAACAATGGCGATGATGTCATAAAAATCCACGATGAAGCGGTTGCTTGAGGATTTGTGGACGAGCAGATGGAAACGCTCGTCCAGTTCGGAAAACTCACGATACCGGTTGTCTATATCCGCAAGAATGTCGTGGTGCAGCGTCTCGATGCGCGCCAGTTCAAGCCAGGCGGGATGATCGGGATTGAGCGCGGCAAAGCCCGTTGCCGAACGCAGTTCGAACATTTCACGGACTTCGGTGAGTTCAAGCGCGAATTCCCGTGTGAACCCCTTGAGAACCCAATGGCTGTTTGGCCGTTTCTCGATCAGGCCGAAGCGGCTGAAGCGAATGAGAAATTCTCGCACGCTGGTGGTGCCGGTGCCGATGTCGCGGGCGAGCTCCAGTTCGTTGATCTGCATACCGGGTTCGGCGCCGCCGGCAAGAATCCGGCGCATGAAACTGCGTTCGATTATCTCCGACAAAGAATCCGTTTCCGCGCTTGGGTAATAATCGTCCTGGTTCGGCTGGCGCAGAACAACCTTTGCACGCTTGTCCCATGCGATCAGCCCGACCTCCTCCATGCGCGAGAGAATAGCGCGCACCGTCGTGCGGCTGACGCCAAGCGCCGTGCCGAGTTCCGGCTCGGACGGCAAGCCGGATGTTTCCGCCAGCAGCCGGAGGCTGCGATTGAAGGCGTCCTTGAAAACGGTGTTTTGTTTCGCCATGAATCTGGGTCTATCAGTTTCTGTACGCACGGACATGCGAGACGTTTATGAGCTTTAGCCGGTTCGGTTGCGGCTGTCTTCCGTCGCACCCTACGAAGATTGCCATAATACCCATTGACGGAAAACTGTCTATTGTGGATAAAAGACAGAAGAAAACGAGCGGTTTCAAAAGAAATCGTCATGGGAGGTATCAGGTATGAGCGCACCGTCCTTTATCATCCTGTCGCCGGAAGACAATGTCGCCGTGGCATCGCTTGCGATCGAGCCGGGCAGCCCGCTGGCAAACGGGGTAAGCGCGGTTTCGAAGATCGATCCGGGTCACAAGGTCGCGCTTCGGCCCGTTCGTTCCGGCGAACCGGTCGTCAAATATGGACAGGCGATCGGCCGCGCAACGGTGGATATAGCGCCCGGCCAGCATGTCCATGCGCATAATCTGGCCTTTGACCAGGACCGGCTGTCGATTGGCGCCCCGGTTCCACCGGAGACGGCGAGCGAAGCCGATAAAACCCGCACCTTCATGGGGTATCGCCGACCGGACGGCCGGGCCGCCACGCGCAACTTCATCGGCATCATAGCGAGCGTCAACTGTTCCACCACCGTCTGTCGCGCCATAGCCGAGGAGGCGAACAAAACGATCCTGCCGCGCTATGACGGCATCGACGGCTTCGTGCCTATCGTGCACGATCAGGGCTGCGGCATGAGTTCCACCGGCGATGGCATGAAGAACCTGCACAGAACGCTTGCCGGCTACACACGTCACGTCAACTTCGGTGGCGTGTTGATGGTCGGTCTCGGTTGCGAGGTCAATCAGTTGACACTGTATGGCCAGAGTGGCACCGGGACTGAGAAGCGCCATTTCAATATCCAGGATGCCGGCGGCTCCCGCCGGGCCGTCGCCCGCGCGCTTGCGGTTCTGGAGGAGATTGCCCAGGAGGTCGGGACGGCACGCCGGGTGCCGGTCCCAGTCAGCGAGATCATCGTCGGCTTGCAATGCGGCGGTTCCGACGGCCTTTCGGGGATAACCGCAAATCCGGCGCTGGGCCTTGCGGTCGATATTCTCGCCGGTGCCGGCGGCACTGCCATCCTCTCGGAAACATCGGAGATTTATGGCGCGGAACACCTGTTGCGCAGCCGCGCCGTTGACGATGCGGTGGCGCTGAAGCTGGACGGGCTGATTTCCTGGTGGGAAAATTATGTCGGGCTGCACGGCGCGTCGCTCGACAACAATCCTTCACCGGGCAACAAACGTGGCGGTCTGACGACCATTCTCGAGAAATCCCTCGGTGCCGTCGCCAAGGGCGGGCGGTCACCGCTCACCGCAGTCTATCACTATGCCGAGCGGGTGACCGCGCATGGCCTGGTTTTCATGGATACGCCCGGCTATGATCCGGTGTCGGCCACCGGACAGGTCGCGGGCGGCGCGAATGTGATTGCTTTCACCACCGGTCGCGGCAGCTGTTTCGGCTCGCGCCCCTGTCCTTCAATCAAGTTGACCAGCAACACGGCGCTCTATCGGGCCATGGAGGAGGACATGGATATCGATTGCGGAACCATCGCCTCGGGGGAGGCGACGATTGCCGGCAAGGGGCGGGAAATTTTCGACCTGATCATCGACACGGCGTCCGGAAAGAAAACGAAGAGCGAACTGTTTGGTTATGGCGACAATGAGTTTGTGCCCTGGCACCTCGGCGCCACGCTTTGAGGATGCTTCAGGCCCACGAGGATCGGATATGAAGACCAGAAAGATCGGCAAGACCGATTTGGCCGTTACGGAATACAGCTTCGGTACCGCGCCGCTCGGCGGAATGTATCGGTCCTGCCCGCGGGATGTTGCAATGGAGACGCTCGATGCGGCCTGGAATGCCGGTTTGCGCTTTATCGACACGGCCCCCTGGTATGGTTTCGGTCTTGCCGAACGGCGGGTCGGGGATTTTCTGCGCGACAAGGAGAAGGGCAGCTACGTGCTTTCCACCAAGGTCGGCCGGCTTCAACGGCCCGTGCCGGACGACCGGGTGCCGAGCTATGGTTTCGTCGATCCTCTGCCGTTCGACACGGACTATGACTATTCCTATGACGGCATCATGCGTTCGGTCGATTTCAGCTATGCCCGGCTCGGCCTCAACCGCATCGATATTCTCTTCGTTCATGATATCGGCGTCTACACCCATGGCGCCGAGCGCAATGCCGTCTACATGCGGCAACTGCTGGATGGCGGGCTCAAAGCCCTCGACGCATTGAAGTCCAGCGGCGCCATCGCCGCTTATGGCCTGGGCGTCAACGAAGTGCCGGTCTGTCTCGATGTGATGCGACAGGCCGATCTCGATTGTATCCTGCTTGCCGGGCGCTACACATTGCTCGACCGGACGGCGACTGACGAGCTTCTTCCACTCTGCGAAAAAAGCGGGACATCGCTGGTTGTCGGCGGGGTTTTCAATTCCGGCATCCTGGCAACTGGCCCGGTCGAGGGTGCTCATTTCGATTATATGCCTGCAACACCAGACATTCTGAACAGGGTAGCCGCGATGGAAAGGATTGCAGCCTCTGCCGGACTGCCTCTTGCTGCGCCGGCTATCCAGTTCCCGTTACAGAGCCCGGTGGTCGCATCGGTGCTTCTCGGGACTGCCAAACCCGCAAGTCTAATGCGCAATATGGACTTGATCCAGCCTCGCGTCGCTCCCGCCGATTTTCTGGAATACGAAGCCTATACACTTGTCGCGCCGGAACTCGGATGGGACGCAGTTCGCGTTTAGGCTGCCGAAGCCCGAAGTCCGATAATTGGATCATTATTCCGGAAAATGGAAAATTGATTTTCGACCGGACTGTTGTAATTTCCGCTTGAGGATGGAGGGCTGGAGGGTCCGTTAGATGTCACTTGCATTATCCCAATTGCCGGATTAAGCATATAACTGCTAATGTTTTTTATCGATAAAGATCATGTCATTTGCGTCTTATGGCCTGGTCGGAGGAAAACTTCATCAAGGCGCTGTTGGAGGAGAACAACACAATGACCATTCTGAAAAACATGCTTTCGCGCCGCACCTTCACCAGCTTGGCTGGTGCTGCTGTTCTTGCGACCATGATGCCTGTCACAGGCTTTGCGCAGGACGTCACCATCCCGATCATCGTCAAGGACACGACATCCTTCTATTGGCAGATCGTGCTTGCCGGCGCCCGCGCGGCAGGCAAGGATCTTGGCGTCAATGTACCGGAACTGGGCGCGCAAGCGGAAACCGATGTGAACGGCCAGATCAGCATCCTGGAAAATGCCGTTGCCGGCAGCCCCGCCGCCATCGTCATTTCGCCCACGGAATTCAAGGCGCTGGGTAAACCCGTCGATGAAGCTGCGAAATCCGTGCCTGTCATCGGCATCGACTCCGGCGCCGATTCCAAAGCCTTCAGCTCGTTCCTGACGACGGACAATGTCCAGGGTGGACGGATCGCCGCCGACGGGCTGGCTGCGGCCGTCAAGGAGGCGACCGGCAAGGAAGAGGGCGAAATCGCCATCATTACCAACACCCCGGGCGCCGGCTCTCTCGAGCAGCGCAAGGAAGGCTTCCTCGACCAGATCAAGACAAAATATCCGGGCTTCAAGGTCGTTGCCGACAAATATGCCGATGGTCAGGCATCCACCGGCCTCAACATGATGACGGACCTGATCACCGCCAACCCGAATCTTGTCGGTGTCTTCGCCTCGAATCTCATCATGGCGCAGGGTGTCGGCCAGGCCATTGCCGAGAACAAGCTCAGTGACAAAATCAAGGTCATCGGCTTCGACAGCGACGAAAAGACAGTCGGCTTCCTCAAGGAAGGCGTGCTTGCCGGCCTCGTGGTGCAGGATCCCTATCGGATGGGTTATGATGGCATCAAGACAGCGCTTGCCGTTTCGAAGAAGGAAAAAGTCGAAGCCAATGTCGATACCGGCGCCAATCTGGTGACCAAGTCGAATATGGCCGATCCCAAGATCGATGCTCTTCTGAATCCGAAGATCAACTGATTGGACTGGCGGCGGGCGTCCGTAAAAGTCCCGCCGCCTGTCTTCGCACTGCTTTCAAGCCCCGCGCGCGCCGGAACGCGGTGACGAGGGGCTGGCTTGAGGAGGAGGCCGCCATGACAGGACTTCACGATGTCAGCCATCGCCATGACGGCGAAATTGCCGCAGTGGCCGCGCGCCATCCCGTTGCCAAAGGTGAGCCGATCCTCGAACTGCGCGGACTGCAGAAACGATACGGCGCGGTCGAAGCTCTGAAGCCAGCCAGCATCTCTTTCCTTTCCGGCGAGATTCACGCCATCGTCGGTGAAAATGGCGCCGGTAAATCCACCCTCATCAAGCTTCTGACCGGCGTTATCAGGCGCACATCCGGCGATGTGCTCTGGTGTGGAGAGACGGTTCAGCTCGCCAGCCCCAACGAGGCCATCCAGCGCGGCATCAATGCTGTTCACCAGGAGGTCGTGCTCTGCCCGCATCTGAGTGTCGCCGCCAATATGTTTCTCGGCGACGAGATCAACAGGAACGGCCTGATGCGCAAACGAACCATGACCGCTGCGGCGCAGGCGGTGCTGGACGACCTCGGCTTCAGCCTTCCCGCCGCGGCGACCCTGTCGAGCCTGACGATTGGGCAGCAGCAGCTCGTGGCGACGGCACGCGCGGCGATGCGGGGAACGCAATTTCTCATTTTTGACGAGCCGACCGCCTATCTGACGCGTCAGGAATCGGCACAGCTGTTCCGGCTCATTCGCCGGCTACAGGGTGAAGGTGTCACCATCGTCTACATCAGCCACCGGATGGAAGAGGTCTTCGAGCTGGCCGATCGCGTTTCAGTCCTGCGGGACGGCACCCATGTCGGGACGCGCAACATCGGCGAGACCAACGATGCCGAGCTGATCTCGATGATGATCAACCGTTCCATCGAACAGATCTACCACAAGGAAAAACTGCCGATCGGCGCAACGATCGTCGAGACGAAAGGGCTGAGCGGACCCGGCTTCGAGAATATTTCCCTGTCCGTGCGCGCCGGCGAGATCGTCGGGCTCTACGGCTTGATCGGCGCCGGACGGAGCGAATTTGCGCTTGGTCTCTACGGCAGGCAGCCCGTGAAAGCGGGAGAAATTTTCTGGCAGGGCCAGAAGGTCGATATTCGCAGCGAGCGGCATGCCATGGACCTCGGGATAGCGCTGGCGCCGGAAAGTCGCCGTGATCAGGGGCTTTGTCTGAATTTGCCGATCGGTCTCAACATCAACCTGCCCATCTTTGATCGCCTCAGCAACGGGCTGACGATCAATCGCCGCCGCGAGATCGAGAATGCCGACCGGCAGATCGGCGATCTGAAAATCAAGACGCCGAGCCGGAGAGTATTGGCATCCGCCATGTCCGGCGGCAACCAGCAGAAGATCGTCATCGGCAAATGGCTGAGCCATGGTGCGAAACTGTTCATTTTCGACGAACCGACCGTTGGCGTCGATGTTGGCACCAAGGCCGAGATCTATCGCTTGTTTGCCCGGTTGCTTGAACAGGGAGCAGGCATCATTCTGATCTCGTCCTATCTGCCTGAAGTTTACGAGCTTGCCGACCGGCTGCACGTGTTCCGTCAAGGCAAGCTTGTCGCCAGCCATGATTATCGGGGCGGATCGCACGAGGACGTGCTGACCGAGGCCATCGGCGTCTGAAGCAGAAAAGACCAGACAAGAATCGGGGAGAAGATCATGAGCGTCGAAACCGCAACGGAAACCGCACCAGTGCCGAAAAAAGGCATGAATATCCTGTTCGGGCTGACCCTGCTCGGGCTTCTCCTGTTTCTCTGGCTGCTGCTCGGCGTATCGACGAACAGTTTCTGGACACCGAACAATATCAGCAACCTTTTGCGTCAGGGCGCGATGACGGCGATCCTTGCCGTTGGTCAGACCTTCGTCATCATAACTGCCGGCATTGATCTCTCCGTCGGTGCCGTTGTCGGCTTTGCCAGCGTTGCGGTTGCCTGGTTGCTGGCAGCCGGCGTCCCGCTCTGGCTTGCGATCATCATCACGCTGTTGATTGGCGTACTGATCGGCGCGTTTCACGCCTTCGGCATCGTGCGGATGGGGCTTCCAGCCTTCATCATCACGCTGGCGACCCTTACATCGCTGCGCGGTATCGGCCTTCTCATCACCAATGGCTCGACGATCTCCATCACCAACGAGGCCTTCACCGATTTTTCGCGGGCCGATTTCCTCGGTATACCCAGTCTGTTCTGGATGGTCCTGGTCGTCGCGATCCCGGCCTATATCTTTCTTCATCTGAGCCGCTGGGGCCGTTATCTTTTCGCTGTCGGCTCCAACAGCGAAGCTGCCCGGCTGTCCGGCGTCAACGTCAACCGCACGATCTACCTGGCTTACATTCTCTCTTCCACGTGCGCCGCCTTTGTCGGCCTGCTGTTGGCTTCGCGCATCGGCATCGGCAACGCCACGCAAGCCGAAGGCTGGGAGCTTCAGGCGATCGCCTCGTCGGTCATCGGTGGAACCAGCCTGTTCGGCGCGGTGGGCTCGGTGCATGGCCCCTTGCTGGGTGCCTTCATCCTTGCGACGATCAACAACGGCGCCAACCTGCTCAATGTGAATTCCTTCTGGCAGCGGATCATCACCGGGGCGCTGATCATCATCATCGTGTATTTCGACCAGCTTCGCCGACGTGGTTCGCGATAGGCTCGCGTCGAATTCGCAAGGGCTCTCGCGGGTGCCGAGGCGTATGGAATTGCAGGATTAACGAAAAGGAAAGACGCCATGAAAGCGGCAATTTGCCCGGCGCCCGGGCATCTCGAGATCATCGACACGCCGGCCGCGCCGGCGCCGCCGAGCGGCTGGGCCAGACTGGCGGTCAGCCACGTCGGCATCTGCGGGACCGATTATCATATTTTCGAGGGCAAACATCCTTATCTGCAATATCCCCGCGTAATGGGTCACGAAATATCGGCCACAGTCCTCGAGATTGGCGACGGCGTGTCGCTCACGCCCGGCACTCGGGTCATCGTCAACCCCTATCTGTCCTGCGGGACATGCATTGCCTGCGTTAAGGGCAAACCGAATTGCTGCACCGCCATCCAGGTTCTGGGTGTTCACACAGATGGTGCGTTGTGCGAAGAAATCCTGGTGCCTGAAACCAATCTTTATCCGGCCGGCGACCTCTCGCCGGAGGCGGCGGCAACCGTCGAGTTCCTGGCGATCGGCGCCCATGCTGTCCGGCGCTCACAGGCAGCGGCCGGGTCGCGGGCGCTGGTGATCGGCGCCGGGCCGATCGGACTTGGCACTGCCTTGTTCTCGCACATAGCCGGCCATGTCGTGACGCTTCTCGATGCCAGCGCCGAACGGCTTGAGATGGCAGCGTCGCGCTTCGGCTTTTCAAGCGGCATCCTGGCTGGCGATGGCGCGCTGGAGGCTGTGCATGCGGCAACCGGAGGCGATGATTTTGATGTCGTGTTCGACGCAACAGGGCATGGTGGCTCCATGGAAAAGTCCTTCTCCTTCGTGGCCCATGGCGGCTGCCTGGTCTTTGTCAGCGTCGTGA
This genomic interval carries:
- the gyrB gene encoding DNA topoisomerase (ATP-hydrolyzing) subunit B yields the protein MASKPGKTYSRMTDLPETEAGASAEYGADSIKVLKGLDAVRKRPGMYIGDTDDGSGLHHMVYEVVDNAIDEALAGHADLVTVTMNADGSVTVTDNGRGIPTDIHTGEGISAAEVIMTQLHAGGKFDQNSYKVSGGLHGVGVSVVNALSVKLQLKIKRQGKVHEINFTHGVADAPLKVIGDSNGETGTEVTFLPSTDTFTMIEFDYGTLEHRLRELAFLNSGVRIVLTDKRHSDIRQDEMMYDGGLEAFVAYLDRAKKPLVARPVAIRGEKDGITVEVAMWWNDSYHENVLCFTNNIPQRDGGTHMAGFRGGLTRQIISYGDSSGIMKKEKVTLTGEDCREGLTAVLSVKVPDPKFSSQTKDKLVSSEVRPVVESLVNEALSTWLEEHPGDAKILVGKVIEAAAAREAAKKARELTRRKGALDISSLPGKLADCSERDPTKSELFLVEGDSAGGSAKQGRSRENQAILPLRGKILNVERARFDKMLSSQEIGTLITALGTSIGKDEFNLGKLRYHKIIIMTDADVDGAHIRTLLLTFFFRQMPELIERGHLYIAQPPLYKVTRGKSAQYLKDEKAFEEYLISMGLEEARLELGSGEVRAGQDLREIILDALRLRSLIDSLHSRYSRSVVEQAAIAGALNPELNNNQAQSEATANEVAKRLDLIAEETERGWTAVVANDGGLRFERMVRGVKEVASVDMALIGSSDARHLDQMAPRLNEIYAQPPVLHRKEGSLEISGPRALLDAIFASGRKGLSMQRYKGLGEMNAEQLWETTLDPNVRSLLQVRVNDATDADGLFSRLMGDEVEPRRDFIQENALNVANLDI
- a CDS encoding nitroreductase family protein, which gives rise to MTVTSNHRQADYPIEPSFLNRWSPRAFTGETISEEQLLTILEAGRWAPSAYNSQPWRFVYALRGTEQWDRIFPILNDFNQGWAKSASALVIIVSKTHFTAPGATEATLSYSHSFDTGAAWGSFAHQANLLGFQAHGMTGIHFDKAIDILGIPKGYRVEAAAAIGRLGDKAQLPDYLQARETPSPRRPLSEVAFNGTFVAG
- the gabD gene encoding NADP-dependent succinate-semialdehyde dehydrogenase; this encodes MTLKDPSLFRQAALIGGNWIDADPANAIEVNNPATGEIIGLVPKLGAADTKAAIEAARIAQKGWAARTAKDRCAVLRKWYDLMIENKDDLGRILTLEQGKPLAEATGEIVYGASFIEWFAEEGRRIYGDLIPGHQPDKRIMVMKQPIGVVAAITPWNFPNAMITRKAGPAFAAGCAMVLKPASQTPFSAIAIAVLAERAGLPKGLFSVITGSAAAIGAEMTANPTVRKLTFTGSTEIGMELYKQSAPTIKKLGLELGGNAPFIVFDDADLDAAVEGALIAKYRNNGQTCVCANRIYVQDGVYDAFAEKLATAVGKLKTGNGFDEGVILGPLIDKAALAKVEEHIADAVGKGARVLQGGKKHALGGTFFEATILGDVTRDMAVAREETFGPLAPLFRFKDEADVIQQANDTEFGLASYFYAKDLARVFRVAEALEYGMVGVNTGLISTAEAPFGGVKLSGLGREGSKYGIEEFTEIKYVCLGGIA
- the hpaI gene encoding 4-hydroxy-2-oxoheptanedioate aldolase, which encodes MPAPRNLFKAALRENRFQLGLWVALASPYAAEVLCDSGYDWLLIDGEHGPNDIPLLSEQVQAVSRSNSHPIVRLPVGETWMIKQILDAGAQTLLIPMVESVEQAKALVQAVRYPPHGIRGVGAALGRASRFSRIGDYLETANEQICLLVQIESRAGLKALDGIAALDGIDGVFIGPSDLAADMGHLGNPAHPDVTAAVQDAFARIEGAGKAKGIMTLDPVQARLYRDMGATFMAIGTDVTLLVSAASRLREHFLAGKEGGVAPVAGY
- a CDS encoding GntR family transcriptional regulator, translating into MAKQNTVFKDAFNRSLRLLAETSGLPSEPELGTALGVSRTTVRAILSRMEEVGLIAWDKRAKVVLRQPNQDDYYPSAETDSLSEIIERSFMRRILAGGAEPGMQINELELARDIGTGTTSVREFLIRFSRFGLIEKRPNSHWVLKGFTREFALELTEVREMFELRSATGFAALNPDHPAWLELARIETLHHDILADIDNRYREFSELDERFHLLVHKSSSNRFIVDFYDIIAIVFHYHYQWNKTNARQRNARAMEEHLVYIAALKTRNPALIEAACRQHLQSARETLLQSIQ